The Pararhizobium sp. IMCC21322 sequence GCCGGAATGGTCGTGTTGCCCTCCGGATGGCCAGCCACTCCGATTTTACGGATGCCGTGCTTGCTCAGAACATCGCTGCGCAAAATGTCAATTGAAGCGGAATAGGGGCCTGCTTGCCGGTCCGCTTCACCAGCAATGACCAGCACATTGTCCACGCCCGCTTCGCTTACGAGGCGATTGATCCGTAATTCCAGAGCATCGCGGCTTGCTATGCGGCGGGCAGGAATGTGGGGCACTGGAACATAGCCGCAGGCACTCACTTTAGCCGCAGCAGCAACCATGGTCTCCAGTGGATCAACACCAACATCGGTCAGATAGACCCATGTCCCTACCGGAAACAGTCCGCTCAGCCCATCGGTCGACAACACCTGTTTGGCCGAAGCCTCAATGGACGCAGTCAATCGTCGTTTAGCTATCGCCAGTTCCATGGTCAACGCCTCCAGCATCAATCAAAGCCTTGAGCCGCGTTTTGGGATAAGCTGCAATCATGGCTTCCAATGCCTGATCCGCTTCAGCTTCCAGATCGCCTGATACCTCTTCCGGCGAACCGCGTCGCCATTCTTCCAGATAGGCATCGCTGTCTTTGGCCCCAAGCCGCATGGCACATTGGTCCACCGATTGAATGAAATATTCCGGCAATTCCCGTTTGGCAGCCTTACGTCCGGCCTTAACGATGATCTGCGTTGGGATATCTTTCCAATAGACGATGGTCTTCTGTGCCATTTCCTGCTCCTAGGGTGAGAATGTGGGTCATACCGACTTTGCGCTGCATTCCCAGCGACATGACATGGTGGGAATGCGACTGCGAACGCGATTTAGGGGCTCAAAGGATCAACAGCAAGGCTTTTCATGGAAATTTCCAAATCACCATAGCCTGTTGAACGTCGCTCATAGACAAGCCCAAGCCGCTCTGCGCAAAGGGCTGCCTTTGCATCAAGCTCGGGATTATTCGTTTGAGCCAGATAAATCAGCTTCTCATAATTGCCAAAATACATATCTCTTAATTCGGGATGCCTATCCAGCCCCATTGGCCGCCAGACAAAGGCGTCAAACTGTTTCACCAGAAAGTCGGTCAGGTAAAATGACCGCATTTCGTCATCGGCCCGTTCAGCAAATGCTTCATTTCCGTCAAAGAAGGAATAGCAATGTGGCCCTGCAATGCGTTCCACACCTTCTTCAGCACACAGAGAATCCAGATGGCCCCCGGTGCCGCAATCAGCATACAGGATGTAGATGGTTGCAAACCCATCCTCACGTCCTTTGTGAATCGCTTCGCGAACAGCAGGTGTAATCTTTTCCGGGTAAAGATGCAGCTTTGCAGGCAGACAACGCAGAACCATATGATTCCAGGAGTTTGCCGCTTTGAGTGCCAGAATTTCACGCGCCAAGGCGCCGCAACCGATCAAAAGAACGGATCCGTTCTGGCTTTCACCAAATCCTTGTTCAGTTAGAACATGATCACTTGGAAGAGACATGTTTTGGCTCCCATTGCGGGAGACAAATCACTCCCGGGCAAGTTTAGGCGCTGGCCATCTGATTGTGCTTGCGTGCCATCCACTCTTTCGCAGTCTCAACAGCAACAGCTGCGTCGCGACAATAGGCATCAGCACCGATGGCCAAACCGAATTCCTCATTCAGCGGCGCACCACCAACAAGGACGATGTGCTTATCGCGAATGCCCATTTCTTTCATCGTATCAATCACGACCTTCATATAGGGCATTGTTGTGGTCAGCAGAGCAGACATGCCGAGAATGTCCGGCTTATGCTCTTCGATCGCCGCCAGATAATCCTCTACAGGATTGTTGATGCCCAGATCGAAAACTTCAAAACCGGCACCTTCCATCATCATGCCAACAAGATTCTTGCCAATATCGTGAATGTCGCCCTTTACGGTGCCAATCACCATAGTGCCGACCTTGGGTGCGCCCGTTTCCGTCAGCAGGGGGCGCAATATACCCATGCCTTGCTTCATGGCATTGGCAGCCAGAAGAACTTCGGGAACAAACAGAATTCCATCGCGGAAATCGATACCGACGATGCGCATACCTTCAACCAGGGCTTTGGTGAGAACGTCGTAAGGTGTCCACTTCCGCTCCAGCAGAATGTTCACACCTTCAGCAATTTCTTCTTTCAGCCCGTCATACAAATCGTCATGCATTTGAAGAACGAGTTCGTCGTCATTCAACTCAGATAGAATGATGTCATCATCATCGGACATAACCAGCTCACTCTCGGACGTTGCCGCATTTAATATTCCACTGCGATACCACGCACGGAATTGCAAGAGTATTCCGCAATTGTTTAATGTTTCGTGCAACTGAAAACGACCTCCAGCGAGATAGAAACGACGAAACTTCGCCCGCAGAACAGGGTCGGGACTGGTTGACTGTCGCGAAAACCACTACTGTATGACGCAATAGGAACGCATCATCCCCGTGCCATACGGCATCTTTGCCTATGGGCAATTCTTGAGGGCAATCAACATGGCCGACAGTCATCAAAGCAGCGCAGAACCAACAAAGTCTCCACGCCGCAGGCGCAGCGGAGGTATGGATGGCCGCAGGGCTCTGCGTGCCAATCGTCGCGATCCTCAGATGCCTGCGATTTTGCGTAAAATTTCGACCGTCGAAATTCTGGACGAAGAAGGTCTGGCTTTGATTGAAGCCAATGCAGATACCATTCTGCAGGAAATAGGCATTGAATTCCGCGAAGATCCGGAAGCATTGCAGATGTGGCGCGACGCTGGCGCGGATGTCCAGGGCGAGCGTGTGCGTTTCCCAAAAGGGCTTTGTCGCAAGCTGATTGAAACAGCCCCAAGCGAATTCACACAATTTGCAAGAAATCCGGAACGCTCGGTCCAAATTGGCGGCAAAACAACCGTATTCGCACCTGTCTATGGGCCTCCATTCGTCCGAGATCTGGATGGCGGTCGTCGTTATGCGACGCTGGAGGATTTCCATAATTTTGTGAAGCTGGCCTATATGGCACCCGCGATACATCATTCCGGAGGCACTGTGTGTGAGCCGGTCGATGTACCTGTTAACAAACGCCATCTTGATATGGTGATGGCCCACATCAAATATTCGGACAAACCCTTCATGGGGTCAGTCACCGATCCAGACCGCGCCGAAGATTCAGTTGCCATGGTAAAACTGCTCTTCGGCAATGAGTTTGTTGATGAGAATTGCGTGCTGATCAACCTGATCAATGCAAATTCACCCATGGTGTTTGATTCAACAATGCTGGGCGCACTCAAAGTTTACGCAAAGGCCGGGCAGGCGACGGTCGTGTCGCCTTTCATTCTTGCCGGCGCCATGTCACCGGTCACGGTCGCCGGTACTTTGACCCAGATACTGGCCGAAGTCCTGGCCGGTGCCGCATTCTCTCAACTTTGTCGTCCCGGTGCGCCGGTTGTATTTGGAACCTTTGCAAGTTCCATCTCCATGCAATCGGGAGCGCCTACCTTTGGGACACCCGAGCCTACGTTGGTTCTCTATGGCGCTGGCCAATTGGCCAGAAGACTCGGCATTCCTTTCCGCTCTGGCGGCTCATTGTGCGGCTCCAAGGTCTGCGATGCCCAATCTGCTTATGAAAGCGCGCAAACCTTGATGCCGACCCTCATGGGCGGCGTGAATTTTGC is a genomic window containing:
- a CDS encoding trimethylamine methyltransferase family protein, whose amino-acid sequence is MADSHQSSAEPTKSPRRRRSGGMDGRRALRANRRDPQMPAILRKISTVEILDEEGLALIEANADTILQEIGIEFREDPEALQMWRDAGADVQGERVRFPKGLCRKLIETAPSEFTQFARNPERSVQIGGKTTVFAPVYGPPFVRDLDGGRRYATLEDFHNFVKLAYMAPAIHHSGGTVCEPVDVPVNKRHLDMVMAHIKYSDKPFMGSVTDPDRAEDSVAMVKLLFGNEFVDENCVLINLINANSPMVFDSTMLGALKVYAKAGQATVVSPFILAGAMSPVTVAGTLTQILAEVLAGAAFSQLCRPGAPVVFGTFASSISMQSGAPTFGTPEPTLVLYGAGQLARRLGIPFRSGGSLCGSKVCDAQSAYESAQTLMPTLMGGVNFALHSAGWLEGGLASSYEKFVMDCDQLAMMQRFAEGIDLSETGQAMSAIREVGPGSHYLGCEHTQENFESAFYRSTIADNNSYEQWLADGEQTAEQRANKLWKKMLQEYEAPALDQGIEDSLNDFIARKKDGMEDAFAPKDPKKDAMARSMKIRSTAMQQSFGLKDGKPD
- a CDS encoding DUF1638 domain-containing protein: MSLPSDHVLTEQGFGESQNGSVLLIGCGALAREILALKAANSWNHMVLRCLPAKLHLYPEKITPAVREAIHKGREDGFATIYILYADCGTGGHLDSLCAEEGVERIAGPHCYSFFDGNEAFAERADDEMRSFYLTDFLVKQFDAFVWRPMGLDRHPELRDMYFGNYEKLIYLAQTNNPELDAKAALCAERLGLVYERRSTGYGDLEISMKSLAVDPLSP
- a CDS encoding B12-binding domain-containing protein, with amino-acid sequence MSDDDDIILSELNDDELVLQMHDDLYDGLKEEIAEGVNILLERKWTPYDVLTKALVEGMRIVGIDFRDGILFVPEVLLAANAMKQGMGILRPLLTETGAPKVGTMVIGTVKGDIHDIGKNLVGMMMEGAGFEVFDLGINNPVEDYLAAIEEHKPDILGMSALLTTTMPYMKVVIDTMKEMGIRDKHIVLVGGAPLNEEFGLAIGADAYCRDAAVAVETAKEWMARKHNQMASA
- a CDS encoding virulence factor, which translates into the protein MAQKTIVYWKDIPTQIIVKAGRKAAKRELPEYFIQSVDQCAMRLGAKDSDAYLEEWRRGSPEEVSGDLEAEADQALEAMIAAYPKTRLKALIDAGGVDHGTGDS